A stretch of Mucilaginibacter terrae DNA encodes these proteins:
- a CDS encoding glycoside hydrolase family 2 protein, which produces MHQGSYYAFKYDVTSLIKFDGTNLLEATVAKHSANQSVNEAERKGDFWIFGGIFRPVYLQALPVQHISRVALDAQANGDFKADVYLKNVPTNSTASVQITTLNGQKVGNSANATVTTDSVVHLQANIANPKLWSPETPDLYNAVITITQNGKILHTVTKRFGFRTVEVKQRDGVYVNGSKIKFKGVNRHSFWPTTGRALSKARSIDDANLIKDINMNAVRMSHYPPDDHFLDVCDSLGLFVLDELAGWHGHYDTPTGTKLLKEMMEHDENHPSIVLWVNGNEGGHNRELDPLFRKLDMQKRAVLHAWEDFGGFDTQHYRDYNYGIGTYDNGHSIVMPTEFLHGMYDGGHGAGIDDYWKMMLTSPLSAGGFLWDFADQGVLRTDQNGKIDTDKDHGPDGIVGPYHEKEGSFFTVKEVWSPVFFERREIASGFDGVFHLENRYNVTNLNQCTFTGKLVRVSDTYGKAKPAELNIAIASPDIKPWEKGDLKVNMPSDYKSYDFLYITVTDNHKRELFTWSWPISKPEKVARKIVVKDGKQTIDVSTVDSLYQVSANGIKLWFSKTNGMLKKVENAKGVIPFNNGPVLQEGANNFKNFTQKLDGKNVIIESTFDRKAAYNNLQWTIYPTGWVKMQVRYFPGDYFTNFVGVNFSFPEKEMKGVEYMGSGPYRVWKNRMKGTKLGVWKKDYNDTETGQTWNYPEFKGYHANMYWCKFITTGQPVTVFTDDEDTFFRLFTPTPHDDQWHNYVVKFPSGDISFMQGIGAIGNKTLGAEDTGPMGMKHIFYDYEKEPMRAKEMNLYFDFSGR; this is translated from the coding sequence ATGCACCAGGGTTCGTATTATGCTTTCAAATACGATGTTACCTCGCTGATAAAATTCGATGGTACCAACTTGTTAGAAGCAACTGTTGCCAAGCATTCAGCTAATCAATCGGTAAACGAGGCCGAGCGTAAGGGGGATTTCTGGATATTCGGCGGTATATTCCGCCCGGTGTATTTGCAGGCTTTGCCGGTGCAGCATATTAGTCGCGTAGCACTGGACGCGCAAGCCAATGGCGATTTTAAGGCTGATGTTTATTTGAAAAATGTACCGACTAATAGCACTGCATCGGTACAAATAACTACGTTGAACGGTCAAAAAGTAGGCAACTCTGCAAATGCCACAGTTACTACCGATTCGGTTGTTCACCTGCAAGCCAACATAGCTAACCCAAAACTATGGTCGCCCGAAACACCTGATTTGTACAATGCCGTAATCACCATTACTCAAAATGGCAAAATCTTGCATACCGTTACCAAACGCTTCGGCTTCCGCACGGTGGAGGTTAAGCAGCGCGATGGTGTATATGTTAATGGCAGCAAAATAAAATTCAAAGGCGTTAATCGCCACTCGTTTTGGCCTACTACTGGCAGGGCATTAAGCAAGGCTCGCAGTATTGACGATGCTAACCTCATTAAAGATATAAACATGAACGCGGTGCGCATGTCGCACTACCCGCCCGATGATCACTTTTTGGACGTGTGCGATTCATTAGGCCTTTTTGTGCTCGATGAACTGGCCGGATGGCACGGGCATTATGATACGCCAACAGGTACCAAACTCCTGAAGGAAATGATGGAGCATGATGAAAATCATCCGTCGATTGTACTTTGGGTTAACGGCAACGAGGGTGGACATAACCGCGAACTCGACCCGTTGTTCCGTAAGCTGGATATGCAAAAGCGTGCCGTATTGCATGCTTGGGAAGATTTTGGCGGCTTTGATACTCAACACTACCGCGATTATAACTACGGTATAGGCACGTACGATAACGGCCACAGCATAGTTATGCCAACCGAATTTTTGCACGGCATGTACGATGGCGGCCACGGTGCCGGTATTGACGATTACTGGAAAATGATGCTGACTAGCCCGCTATCAGCCGGAGGTTTCTTGTGGGATTTTGCCGATCAGGGCGTGCTACGTACCGACCAGAACGGCAAGATTGATACAGATAAAGACCACGGTCCCGACGGAATAGTTGGCCCTTACCATGAAAAGGAGGGTAGTTTTTTTACGGTGAAAGAAGTATGGTCGCCGGTGTTTTTTGAGCGCCGCGAAATTGCTTCGGGTTTTGATGGCGTGTTTCATTTGGAGAACCGTTACAACGTGACCAATCTTAACCAATGCACCTTTACCGGTAAACTGGTTAGGGTGAGCGATACCTACGGCAAGGCCAAACCTGCCGAGCTGAACATTGCTATTGCATCGCCCGATATTAAACCCTGGGAAAAAGGCGACCTCAAAGTGAATATGCCATCCGACTATAAAAGCTACGACTTTTTATACATCACCGTAACCGATAACCACAAACGCGAACTGTTTACCTGGAGCTGGCCCATAAGCAAACCCGAAAAGGTTGCGCGCAAAATTGTGGTTAAAGACGGTAAACAAACCATCGATGTGTCGACGGTTGATTCACTTTATCAGGTGAGCGCCAACGGTATTAAACTGTGGTTTAGCAAAACTAACGGCATGCTTAAAAAGGTGGAGAATGCTAAAGGCGTAATTCCGTTCAACAATGGTCCGGTTTTGCAGGAAGGTGCGAACAATTTTAAAAACTTTACGCAAAAGCTGGACGGTAAGAACGTGATTATCGAATCAACATTTGACCGCAAGGCGGCTTATAATAACCTGCAGTGGACCATTTACCCAACCGGTTGGGTAAAAATGCAGGTGCGCTACTTCCCCGGCGATTACTTTACCAATTTTGTGGGTGTAAACTTTTCATTCCCCGAAAAGGAAATGAAAGGGGTGGAGTACATGGGCAGCGGCCCGTACCGCGTGTGGAAAAACCGCATGAAAGGTACTAAACTGGGCGTTTGGAAAAAGGATTACAACGATACCGAAACCGGCCAAACCTGGAATTACCCGGAGTTTAAGGGCTACCATGCCAATATGTACTGGTGTAAATTCATTACCACCGGGCAGCCGGTTACCGTATTTACAGATGATGAAGATACCTTCTTCCGCCTGTTTACACCTACACCTCATGACGACCAATGGCATAATTATGTGGTGAAATTCCCCTCGGGCGATATATCGTTTATGCAGGGCATAGGTGCCATAGGCAACAAAACGTTAGGCGCCGAAGATACCGGGCCAATGGGTATGAAGCACATTTTTTACGATTACGAAAAGGAGCCGATGCGTGCCAAAGAGATGAACCTTTATTTTGATTTTTCGGGAAGGTAA